A region of Candidatus Hydrothermales bacterium DNA encodes the following proteins:
- a CDS encoding Flp family type IVb pilin produces MRKILTDQRGATAVEYAMIIGLIALFAFAAYRALGKQVQRIISLMWRKMQEATPGPE; encoded by the coding sequence ATGAGAAAAATTTTAACAGATCAAAGGGGAGCTACTGCAGTAGAATATGCGATGATTATAGGTCTTATAGCTCTTTTTGCCTTTGCAGCCTATAGAGCCTTAGGTAAACAGGTTCAAAGAATAATATCCTTGATGTGGAGAAAGATGCAGGAGGCAACCCCAGGTCCAGAATGA
- the cpaB gene encoding Flp pilus assembly protein CpaB encodes MRPNIRRLLIAFSLAGIAALLLVSYIQDIERKTLMKGAPEKILVASKDISARTIITEDLVEYREIPKPFIEPLAVSNIEEIIGMVAITDIRKGEQITKNLLIPTQTWTVLSSFVPEGYRALTIHVDEVSGVGGLILPGDEVDVVATFSIEDLRRYVPEEELQRYLRSPQLYRVRGPYATFATITYKGMRVLAVGRSLLALPPTVTEKKGFMGMPEVTETERVTSVTLAVPKELVKELSLLEKISDIKLVLRSIREIKLPGEDTIIEKPLTVFDILEKYNPRPKPKKTIKVPPKEPSPEFSYINIYKRTELEQVKLKGSEVVEQKPWGEAETERSPQRLMETFVSSYMKGFESLLKSGRINIPGNVPCDTCY; translated from the coding sequence ATGAGACCAAATATTAGAAGACTTTTAATAGCCTTTTCTTTGGCAGGTATAGCTGCCCTTTTACTTGTAAGCTATATCCAAGATATTGAAAGAAAAACCTTAATGAAGGGTGCACCAGAAAAAATTCTGGTAGCTAGTAAAGATATAAGTGCAAGAACAATAATAACTGAGGATCTTGTCGAATATAGAGAAATTCCAAAACCCTTTATAGAACCACTTGCTGTTTCAAATATAGAAGAGATTATAGGTATGGTAGCAATAACAGACATAAGAAAAGGTGAACAGATAACAAAAAACCTGCTTATACCTACACAAACTTGGACTGTTCTTTCCTCTTTTGTACCCGAAGGGTATAGAGCTTTAACAATCCATGTTGATGAAGTTTCAGGGGTCGGCGGATTAATTTTACCTGGAGATGAAGTAGATGTAGTGGCAACTTTCTCAATTGAAGATTTAAGAAGATATGTACCTGAGGAGGAACTTCAGAGATATTTAAGAAGTCCACAGCTATATAGAGTAAGAGGTCCCTATGCTACTTTTGCAACCATTACATATAAGGGTATGAGAGTTCTTGCAGTTGGAAGATCTCTGCTTGCACTCCCTCCCACTGTTACAGAAAAGAAGGGTTTTATGGGTATGCCTGAAGTTACAGAAACAGAAAGAGTCACCTCAGTTACACTTGCTGTTCCAAAGGAGCTTGTAAAAGAACTTTCCTTACTTGAGAAAATCTCTGATATTAAGTTAGTGTTAAGATCTATAAGAGAAATAAAACTTCCAGGAGAGGATACGATTATAGAAAAACCACTAACAGTTTTTGATATACTTGAAAAATATAACCCAAGACCTAAGCCTAAAAAAACTATAAAAGTTCCCCCTAAAGAACCATCTCCTGAGTTCTCCTATATAAATATTTATAAAAGAACTGAATTGGAACAGGTGAAATTAAAGGGTAGTGAAGTTGTAGAACAAAAGCCATGGGGTGAAGCTGAAACAGAAAGGAGCCCACAAAGGTTGATGGAAACATTTGTAAGTAGTTATATGAAGGGATTTGAAAGTCTTTTAAAATCAGGAAGAATAAATATTCCAGGTAATGTACCCTGTGATACCTGTTACTAA
- a CDS encoding Flp family type IVb pilin produces the protein MKFLKNEEGAAAVEYAMIIGVIALSSYLFWKILGFTLRFVVMRLLYNLLW, from the coding sequence ATGAAATTTTTAAAAAACGAGGAAGGTGCTGCAGCTGTAGAGTACGCAATGATAATTGGAGTTATAGCCCTCTCATCCTACCTTTTTTGGAAAATTCTAGGATTTACTTTACGTTTTGTTGTGATGAGGCTTTTATATAATCTTCTATGGTAA
- a CDS encoding Tad domain-containing protein, with product MKKRKGAVLVFGIFFMLIIFAVMGYFYEMSRLTLAKIRAQNAADASAMGAQTVLSNLRNTATTHYMVADLFRRIAVTTTHRNFPLSMPWLFSYLTFYSWYKKDLFVNDFPDDFASNLVKLYHFMFHIQDFAVTRMLAAYDSKIFFRDFIKEEAENEFSRTRNIMRYVSFALGYLNLYMDNQLESNEWGFVRLRFDKEGPDWAPEGLRVDYGEEVNGPHPHRRIRNINDEIEINKKLGRAYSEAYVWVPPSNFLMRMFFTRNWGKIGAIREPFRFIEGLYLPVRADAAAGPKEFYIRIGLPVNIPILGNLSEDGYWSFPQLIPTIRVEGQNPIEGQWPYH from the coding sequence ATGAAAAAAAGAAAGGGTGCAGTTTTAGTGTTTGGAATATTTTTTATGCTTATAATTTTTGCTGTTATGGGTTACTTCTATGAGATGAGTAGATTAACTTTAGCCAAGATTCGTGCTCAAAATGCTGCAGATGCCTCAGCAATGGGTGCTCAAACTGTTTTATCTAATTTAAGGAATACTGCCACAACACACTATATGGTAGCTGATTTATTTAGAAGAATAGCAGTAACAACAACTCATCGGAATTTTCCGCTTAGTATGCCATGGCTGTTTTCTTATTTAACTTTTTATTCTTGGTATAAAAAGGATCTATTTGTAAATGATTTTCCTGATGATTTTGCTTCCAATTTAGTTAAACTTTATCATTTTATGTTTCATATTCAAGATTTTGCTGTTACAAGAATGCTTGCTGCTTATGATTCAAAGATATTTTTCAGAGATTTTATAAAGGAAGAGGCTGAGAATGAGTTTTCAAGAACGCGTAATATTATGAGGTATGTATCTTTTGCTCTTGGCTACTTAAATCTTTACATGGATAATCAGCTTGAGTCTAATGAGTGGGGATTTGTTAGATTGAGGTTTGACAAAGAAGGTCCCGATTGGGCCCCAGAAGGTTTAAGGGTTGATTACGGTGAGGAAGTTAATGGGCCTCACCCCCATAGAAGGATAAGAAATATAAATGATGAAATTGAGATTAATAAAAAACTTGGGAGAGCCTACAGTGAAGCTTATGTTTGGGTTCCACCTTCCAACTTCCTTATGAGAATGTTTTTTACGAGAAATTGGGGAAAAATAGGAGCGATTAGGGAACCTTTTAGATTTATTGAGGGATTATATCTTCCTGTTAGGGCAGATGCTGCAGCTGGACCCAAAGAATTTTATATAAGGATAGGCTTACCAGTTAATATTCCAATTTTGGGAAATCTTAGTGAAGATGGTTATTGGAGTTTTCCACAGTTAATTCCAACTATAAGGGTTGAAGGTCAAAATCCAATTGAGGGACAATGGCCCTACCATTAA
- a CDS encoding TadE family protein, protein MSNRKKGQVMVEAVIGMAIFLMLTLGAIETARFALRRIQITYASFQANRVAIVNKGDTVAVRKALNEISSHIKDAKIKLKDEGEEYSLSVKKTFRPLIRFFKVDSLVLEGYSRLPKGHFQNKEFPYRYRGYSSYYPALWNTSDMEDEREAGILTYDRYLRAFIRCENNKYEAWRPGWGPFGEYGGGGEAEIKVGGKDEPNDPFHLGGWYPPYGILRNRGPEKDRTGEQALIDQYYFIEAMLFGYSFFPFLTLIPENKPYWSRAITGFGHGNNINKGGDAHTYRADILEYFDSQGYAIPYWFGFWPRYEALWWTPVGCADLVTGIYYIGMGNQWFSDPWSEYYEDEDNYISGWGTAYADACWNPIKTPWGCIPGAGVGDDFQFTFFSGWFANYIGTREPWDWKGTRRLYDAAFYVATFNELEWIYLVEGFLVDHPNHGASLPLKDDLRGWGTEWDCLWYESPWDEWDGEEKQ, encoded by the coding sequence ATGAGCAATAGAAAAAAGGGTCAAGTGATGGTGGAGGCAGTTATTGGGATGGCAATTTTTTTAATGCTTACCCTTGGAGCAATTGAAACAGCAAGGTTCGCTTTAAGAAGAATCCAAATTACTTACGCCTCCTTTCAGGCAAATAGAGTGGCAATAGTAAACAAAGGAGATACTGTTGCAGTCCGTAAGGCTCTTAATGAAATATCTAGTCATATAAAGGATGCCAAAATTAAATTAAAGGATGAAGGTGAAGAATATTCTCTTTCAGTTAAAAAAACTTTTCGACCCCTTATAAGATTTTTTAAAGTAGATTCCCTTGTCTTGGAAGGCTATTCAAGATTGCCAAAGGGTCATTTTCAAAACAAAGAGTTCCCCTATAGGTATAGGGGGTATAGTAGTTATTACCCAGCACTATGGAACACTTCTGATATGGAAGATGAAAGAGAAGCTGGTATTTTAACTTACGATAGATATTTAAGAGCCTTTATAAGATGTGAAAATAATAAGTATGAGGCTTGGAGACCCGGTTGGGGTCCATTTGGTGAATATGGAGGAGGAGGAGAAGCAGAAATTAAGGTTGGTGGAAAAGATGAACCAAATGATCCCTTCCATCTTGGAGGTTGGTACCCACCTTATGGAATTTTGAGAAATAGAGGACCAGAAAAAGATAGAACCGGAGAGCAGGCACTCATTGATCAATATTATTTTATAGAGGCGATGCTCTTTGGTTATTCTTTCTTTCCATTTTTAACTTTAATTCCTGAAAATAAACCATATTGGTCAAGAGCTATTACTGGTTTTGGACATGGAAATAATATAAATAAGGGGGGAGATGCACATACCTATAGGGCTGATATTTTGGAATATTTTGATTCGCAGGGGTATGCAATACCTTATTGGTTTGGTTTTTGGCCGAGGTATGAGGCTCTTTGGTGGACTCCAGTTGGATGTGCTGATCTTGTTACAGGTATTTACTATATAGGAATGGGCAACCAGTGGTTTTCTGATCCATGGAGTGAGTATTATGAGGATGAAGATAACTATATTTCAGGATGGGGAACTGCTTATGCTGATGCATGTTGGAATCCTATAAAAACACCCTGGGGTTGTATACCTGGAGCTGGTGTAGGGGATGATTTTCAATTTACATTCTTTAGCGGGTGGTTTGCTAATTACATAGGTACTCGTGAACCTTGGGATTGGAAGGGAACACGAAGACTATATGATGCTGCCTTTTATGTTGCTACCTTTAATGAACTTGAATGGATATACCTTGTTGAAGGTTTTTTGGTTGATCATCCTAATCACGGTGCATCCTTACCCCTCAAGGATGATTTAAGGGGTTGGGGGACAGAGTGGGATTGTTTATGGTATGAAAGTCCTTGGGATGAATGGGATGGTGAAGAGAAGCAATAA
- a CDS encoding TadE/TadG family type IV pilus assembly protein, with product MKKIKRLRRGAFLVEFAIILPILLLLVAWIYMLGYILHKKQVVTIAARAGAQYAVTPDPVYGNQMATMGVFIPLSGGKGQKVREIVKDVLKRNGLNPDKANISINWFSLPFTLKEENVQNPGYRGRATVHAMYTDMIGGDNCDTRCHSMLVRQELENEFDRDERYRYTKYSISSDVWIVNVRVEYPVGAPLLDLINPILRAAGFKGDLKERKVVANCAFPAPMPLVHVILKTPPLRKAVFDISTYFK from the coding sequence ATGAAGAAAATAAAGAGGCTGAGAAGGGGAGCATTTTTGGTAGAGTTTGCTATAATTCTGCCTATTTTGCTACTTCTTGTTGCGTGGATATACATGTTAGGTTATATATTACATAAAAAGCAGGTTGTAACTATAGCGGCAAGAGCAGGGGCTCAATATGCTGTAACTCCTGATCCTGTTTACGGAAATCAGATGGCTACAATGGGAGTTTTTATTCCTCTTTCAGGTGGAAAGGGACAAAAGGTAAGAGAAATAGTTAAAGATGTTTTAAAAAGAAATGGATTAAACCCTGATAAGGCAAATATTAGTATTAATTGGTTTTCTTTACCTTTTACACTTAAAGAAGAAAATGTTCAAAATCCAGGATATAGAGGAAGAGCAACAGTTCATGCTATGTATACTGATATGATCGGTGGCGACAATTGTGATACAAGGTGCCACTCAATGTTAGTAAGGCAGGAACTTGAAAATGAATTTGATAGGGATGAGAGATATAGATATACAAAGTATAGTATAAGTTCAGATGTTTGGATAGTTAATGTAAGGGTTGAATATCCCGTGGGTGCCCCATTACTTGATTTGATTAATCCAATTTTAAGGGCAGCTGGATTTAAAGGAGATTTAAAAGAAAGAAAGGTGGTAGCAAATTGTGCTTTTCCGGCACCTATGCCACTTGTACATGTAATTTTAAAAACTCCTCCTCTTCGTAAAGCAGTTTTTGATATTTCAACATATTTTAAGTAA
- a CDS encoding Flp family type IVb pilin, with translation MRLLRCERGATAVEYAMIIGLIALFAFAAYRALGKQVQRIISEMWRQMQQASAGPE, from the coding sequence ATGAGACTTTTAAGATGTGAAAGAGGAGCAACAGCAGTAGAGTATGCAATGATAATTGGGCTTATTGCCCTTTTTGCCTTCGCAGCTTACAGGGCTCTAGGTAAACAGGTTCAAAGGATTATTAGTGAAATGTGGAGACAAATGCAACAGGCAAGTGCTGGTCCTGAATAA